One genomic window of Hymenobacter sp. J193 includes the following:
- the lpxK gene encoding tetraacyldisaccharide 4'-kinase: protein MNSFVTLLLLPLSWLYASVMAVRNWLYDTGLKVSSSFPVPLIVVGNLRVGGTGKTPHVAWVVRELQQLGEQPAILSRGYGRQTRGYRRVTPQETATTVGDEPLQHWQDFAGAVPVAVAEDRRLGIRHLLAETTATAVVLDDAYQHRRVQPTLSFLLTEHQRPFYEDWVLPAGRLRESRGGARRADVIIVTKCPAELPAAEQVKIRQRIGRYSRPGAPVLFSSYTYGAPVAVGAAALASPAGVLLTGIAQPGPLREYLTHAGYALAHHAAFADHHAFTAAEIRAVVAQLPPGGSIFTTQKDAMRLREPALQAALAGVPVFFIPIEVRLLGDGARQLRQFLMSSFQPHAVV from the coding sequence TGAGCTGGCTCTATGCCAGTGTTATGGCGGTGCGCAACTGGCTGTACGATACGGGGCTGAAAGTCAGTAGCTCCTTTCCGGTTCCCCTCATTGTAGTGGGCAACCTGCGAGTGGGCGGCACCGGCAAAACCCCGCACGTTGCCTGGGTGGTGCGCGAGCTGCAGCAGTTAGGTGAGCAGCCGGCCATCCTGAGCCGGGGCTACGGCCGCCAGACCCGGGGCTACCGCCGCGTAACGCCGCAGGAAACCGCCACCACTGTGGGCGACGAGCCCCTGCAGCACTGGCAGGATTTTGCGGGTGCCGTGCCCGTAGCCGTGGCCGAAGACCGCCGCTTGGGTATCCGGCACCTGCTGGCCGAAACCACTGCCACGGCCGTGGTACTCGATGATGCCTACCAGCACCGCCGCGTGCAGCCTACGCTGTCTTTCCTGCTCACGGAGCATCAGCGGCCTTTCTACGAGGATTGGGTGCTGCCCGCCGGGCGCCTGCGCGAAAGCCGGGGCGGGGCCCGCCGCGCCGATGTCATCATCGTAACGAAGTGCCCCGCCGAGCTACCCGCCGCCGAGCAGGTGAAAATCCGGCAACGTATCGGGCGCTACAGCCGGCCGGGCGCGCCGGTGCTGTTTTCCAGCTATACTTACGGGGCACCCGTGGCGGTAGGCGCCGCCGCGCTGGCCAGCCCGGCCGGCGTGCTGCTCACGGGCATTGCCCAGCCCGGGCCGCTACGCGAGTACCTCACGCACGCCGGCTATGCACTGGCCCACCACGCCGCCTTTGCCGACCACCACGCCTTCACGGCGGCCGAAATTCGGGCGGTAGTGGCTCAACTCCCGCCCGGAGGCAGCATCTTTACCACGCAAAAGGACGCCATGCGCCTGCGCGAGCCGGCCCTGCAAGCCGCGCTGGCGGGCGTACCGGTGTTTTTTATTCCCATTGAAGTCCGGCTGCTGGGGGATGGTGCCCGTCAGCTCCGGCAGTTTCTGATGTCTTCCTTTCAGCCCCACGCTGTTGTCTGA
- a CDS encoding putative porin — protein MSDLFALCLQWRKSGLAARFRAALLAGLLALLLAAPARAQIIDDSTKVLYGPLTTRIVRERDVLRDQTEGTTLDTTLNTFHNQRYWLPDSSFYQDLGNLGTASRRLLWQMPNQLGARLGRNAFDRYAPNPATIPYYDTRSPFTYFRYQQSSVGEQIFELTHSRSFKKLANVGITYNRVASNKVLGSIPRNQMVRHSTITLFGRYQTEDERYHLLANYLITRHEAVEQGGIRPQAGDTALRQLFDYRLEEVWLSQAVNRDNRDDAHLTQTYRLLSRGLTAYHTLDFNRQQNRYNDDAIPYDAEGRIRYYSPATARRQTRYDSLKTEDRANYRQLDNTVGVLGHTDAVDYRLYGRYRNARLETRSLLANGTTPTTSERTFNQVFLGGTAAFRYQQFAIETAGEYKLADEYWLRASARLGPLTAEIASTSYSPTLTQQQFDGNHFQWKHLDKTEFNNTKVNQLLVRAERTFGPQRIMVEGAVVNITSLVYYNEQAVPAQLKEDRRLFIGHLRHRLVLGKLRADHDLTLTGGGNGDGLRIPAIVLNSRVAYQGYLFKKALFGQIGLETYFQSRWRPYDYSPSTQQFFVQNSFTARSYPVMDVFVSGDIKAVTFFLKLAYLNQGLYRNGYFTTPYYTGNPRSFQFGVRWNFFD, from the coding sequence TTGTCTGATTTATTTGCTTTGTGTTTGCAGTGGCGAAAAAGTGGCCTCGCCGCCAGATTTCGCGCCGCGCTGCTGGCGGGTTTGCTGGCGTTGCTGCTGGCGGCTCCGGCCCGCGCCCAGATTATTGACGACTCGACCAAGGTGCTCTACGGGCCGCTGACCACGCGCATCGTGCGGGAGCGGGACGTGTTGCGCGACCAAACCGAGGGCACCACGCTCGATACCACCCTCAATACCTTCCACAACCAGCGCTACTGGTTGCCCGACTCGTCGTTTTACCAGGACCTGGGCAACCTGGGTACGGCCTCGCGCCGCCTGCTCTGGCAGATGCCCAATCAGCTGGGCGCCCGCCTGGGCCGCAACGCCTTCGACCGGTATGCGCCCAACCCGGCTACCATACCGTACTACGATACCCGCTCGCCATTCACCTACTTCCGCTACCAGCAGAGCTCCGTGGGCGAGCAGATATTTGAGCTGACTCACAGCCGCAGCTTCAAGAAGCTGGCCAACGTGGGCATCACCTACAACCGCGTGGCCAGCAACAAAGTCCTGGGCTCTATTCCCCGGAACCAGATGGTGCGCCACTCCACCATTACGCTGTTTGGCCGCTACCAGACCGAGGACGAGCGGTATCACCTGCTGGCCAACTACCTTATCACCCGGCACGAGGCGGTGGAGCAGGGCGGCATCCGGCCCCAGGCGGGCGATACGGCTCTGCGCCAGCTGTTCGACTACCGCTTGGAGGAAGTGTGGCTTTCCCAGGCTGTGAACCGCGACAACCGCGACGATGCCCACCTCACCCAAACCTACCGCTTGCTGAGTAGGGGCCTCACCGCCTACCATACCCTGGACTTCAACCGCCAGCAGAACCGCTACAACGACGACGCCATTCCCTACGATGCGGAGGGGCGCATCCGCTATTATTCGCCCGCCACGGCCCGGCGCCAGACCCGCTACGACTCGCTCAAGACCGAAGACCGCGCCAACTACCGCCAGCTCGACAACACCGTGGGCGTGCTCGGCCACACCGATGCCGTGGACTACCGCCTCTACGGCCGCTACCGAAATGCCCGCCTCGAAACCCGCTCTTTGCTGGCCAACGGAACTACGCCTACGACCTCGGAGCGTACCTTCAATCAAGTGTTTCTGGGCGGCACGGCCGCGTTCCGCTACCAGCAGTTTGCCATTGAAACCGCCGGCGAGTACAAGCTCGCGGATGAATATTGGCTGCGGGCCTCCGCCCGACTGGGGCCGCTGACGGCCGAAATAGCCAGCACCTCGTACTCACCCACCCTCACCCAGCAGCAGTTCGATGGCAACCACTTTCAGTGGAAGCATCTTGACAAGACGGAATTTAACAACACCAAAGTAAACCAGCTGCTGGTGCGGGCCGAGCGCACGTTTGGACCGCAGCGCATTATGGTTGAAGGCGCCGTGGTGAATATTACCAGCTTGGTGTACTACAACGAGCAGGCTGTACCAGCGCAGCTGAAGGAAGACCGCCGCCTTTTCATTGGCCACCTGCGCCACCGCCTGGTGCTGGGCAAGCTCCGCGCCGACCACGACCTGACCCTGACCGGGGGAGGCAATGGGGACGGCCTGCGGATTCCGGCCATTGTGCTCAATAGTCGCGTGGCCTACCAGGGCTACCTGTTCAAGAAGGCACTGTTCGGGCAGATCGGGCTGGAAACCTACTTTCAGTCGCGCTGGCGGCCCTACGACTACAGCCCCAGCACCCAGCAGTTTTTCGTGCAGAACAGCTTCACGGCCCGTAGCTACCCGGTGATGGATGTGTTTGTAAGCGGTGACATCAAGGCCGTCACATTCTTCCTGAAGCTGGCTTACCTCAACCAGGGCTTGTACCGTAACGGCTACTTCACGACGCCCTACTACACTGGCAACCCGCGCAGCTTCCAGTTTGGCGTCCGCTGGAATTTCTTTGATTAA